One part of the Streptomyces sp. NBC_00286 genome encodes these proteins:
- the folE gene encoding GTP cyclohydrolase I FolE, with translation MIDPVRLDGEGEVGEFDEKRAENAVRELLIAVGEDPDREGLRETPGRVARAYRELLAGLRQEPEDVLTTTFDLGHDEMVLVKDIEIVSLCEHHLLPFHGVAHVGYIPAETGKITGLSKLARLVEVFARRPQVQERLTTQIADSLMRILEARGAIVVIEAEHMCMSVRGIRKPGAKTTTSAVRGQLRDATTRAEAMSLILAR, from the coding sequence ATGATCGACCCCGTGAGGCTGGACGGCGAGGGCGAGGTCGGCGAGTTCGACGAGAAGCGCGCCGAGAATGCCGTACGAGAGTTGCTGATCGCGGTCGGTGAGGACCCGGACCGGGAGGGGCTGCGGGAGACGCCGGGGCGGGTGGCCCGGGCGTACCGGGAGCTGCTGGCCGGGTTGCGGCAGGAGCCCGAGGATGTGCTGACGACGACGTTCGATCTGGGGCACGACGAGATGGTCCTGGTGAAGGACATCGAGATCGTCTCGCTGTGTGAGCATCATCTGCTGCCGTTTCATGGGGTGGCCCATGTCGGGTACATCCCGGCCGAGACCGGGAAGATCACCGGGTTGTCGAAGCTGGCGCGGCTTGTGGAGGTGTTCGCGCGGCGGCCGCAGGTGCAGGAACGACTCACCACGCAGATCGCGGACTCGCTGATGCGGATTCTTGAGGCGCGGGGCGCCATTGTGGTCATCGAGGCCGAGCACATGTGTATGTCGGTGCGGGGGATACGTAAGCCGGGGGCTAAGACGACGACGTCTGCTGTGCGTGGGCAGTTGCGGGATGCCACGACGCGTGCGGAGGCTATGAGTCTCATCCTGGCTCGGTGA
- a CDS encoding DUF3180 domain-containing protein, which translates to MKELRIRTLVGVFVVAGVLSWAGARLWNAVGTLPRVPLAAPIVLALIAVVLLATALSLRARLKAQRERRPGATGVDPLVAARAVVFGQASALVAALVAGMYGGTGAFLLESLEIPSRRDQAIYAGFSVLAGIAVIAAAFFLERVCKLPDDEDTNGNAAPAA; encoded by the coding sequence GTGAAAGAGCTGCGCATCAGGACGCTGGTCGGCGTGTTCGTGGTCGCCGGCGTGCTGTCCTGGGCGGGCGCCCGCCTGTGGAACGCGGTGGGCACGCTCCCCCGGGTCCCCCTCGCCGCCCCCATCGTCCTGGCCCTGATCGCCGTGGTCCTTCTGGCCACTGCACTCTCCCTGAGAGCCCGCCTCAAGGCCCAACGCGAACGCCGCCCAGGCGCCACAGGCGTCGACCCCCTGGTAGCGGCCCGAGCAGTGGTTTTCGGCCAAGCCAGCGCCCTGGTAGCCGCCCTGGTAGCCGGCATGTACGGCGGAACAGGCGCCTTCCTCCTGGAGTCCCTGGAAATCCCCTCCCGCCGCGACCAAGCGATCTACGCCGGCTTCTCAGTCCTGGCAGGAATCGCAGTAATAGCCGCAGCCTTCTTCCTGGAACGAGTCTGCAAACTCCCAGACGACGAAGACACAAACGGCAACGCGGCCCCGGCGGCGTAA
- a CDS encoding zinc-dependent metalloprotease gives MTSIGGAEMVDWNLAVATATRLVRPGPEVSRDEARAVVAELRRHAKASEQHVREYTQMGSEDLRDTPILVVDRPGWVRANVAGFREILKPLLDKMQERRGSSPGGAVLGAVGGKVTGVELGMLLSFLASRVLGQYETFAPATRELPAGENGGGRLLLVAPNIVHVERELDVQPHDFRLWVCLHEETHRTQFTAVPWLRDHLEGEIQSFLEETEVDPMTVLERIREAAQTLAGSRPEGEEGDDGGRSLVEIVQTPAQREILGRLTAVMSLLEGHADFVMDGVGPAVVPSVAEIREKFQQRRQRGASRLDLALRKLLGLDAKLRQYRDGERFVRAVVDQVGMEGFNRVWTSPNTLPTKSEISKPADWVARVHRKAES, from the coding sequence ATGACGAGCATCGGTGGTGCCGAGATGGTCGACTGGAATCTCGCGGTGGCGACCGCGACCCGGCTCGTAAGGCCGGGTCCAGAGGTGAGTCGCGACGAGGCCAGGGCCGTCGTCGCGGAGCTGCGCCGGCATGCGAAAGCGTCGGAGCAGCACGTACGCGAGTACACGCAGATGGGCAGCGAGGACCTGCGTGACACCCCGATCCTCGTCGTCGACCGCCCGGGCTGGGTCCGGGCGAACGTCGCCGGGTTCAGGGAAATCCTGAAACCGCTGCTCGACAAGATGCAGGAACGTCGCGGCAGCTCGCCGGGCGGAGCCGTCCTCGGCGCCGTAGGCGGCAAGGTCACCGGCGTAGAGCTGGGCATGCTCCTGTCGTTCCTGGCCTCCAGGGTGCTCGGCCAGTACGAGACCTTCGCCCCGGCGACCCGCGAACTCCCGGCAGGGGAGAACGGCGGCGGCAGGCTGCTCCTGGTCGCCCCGAACATCGTGCACGTGGAGCGCGAACTCGACGTGCAGCCCCACGACTTCAGGCTTTGGGTCTGTCTGCACGAGGAGACGCACCGGACGCAGTTCACGGCCGTGCCCTGGCTGCGCGACCACCTCGAGGGCGAGATCCAGTCTTTCCTGGAGGAGACCGAGGTCGATCCCATGACGGTCCTCGAGCGCATCCGGGAGGCCGCGCAGACGCTCGCCGGCAGCCGGCCCGAGGGCGAGGAGGGCGACGACGGCGGACGGTCCCTCGTCGAGATCGTCCAGACGCCCGCCCAGCGCGAGATCCTCGGTCGGCTGACCGCTGTGATGTCCCTTCTGGAGGGCCACGCGGACTTCGTGATGGACGGCGTGGGGCCCGCCGTGGTCCCGTCCGTCGCCGAGATCCGCGAGAAGTTCCAGCAGCGCCGCCAGCGCGGCGCCTCCCGCCTCGACCTGGCGCTGCGCAAGCTGCTCGGCCTTGACGCCAAGCTGCGCCAGTACCGGGACGGGGAGCGTTTCGTACGGGCGGTCGTGGACCAGGTCGGCATGGAGGGGTTCAACCGCGTGTGGACCTCGCCGAACACGCTCCCCACCAAGTCGGAGATCTCCAAACCGGCGGATTGGGTTGCGCGGGTGCACCGCAAGGCAGAGTCGTGA
- the tilS gene encoding tRNA lysidine(34) synthetase TilS: MGPHPAVAAIRLAVRRVLHEILHDVLTDHTPAHPDTERSDTAHEQSPPPLVLVACSGGADSMALASALAFEARKLGIRAGGITVDHGLQPGSDLRAAEVVVRLTELGLDPVESIGVSVGREGGPEAAARDARYAALDAAAERHGAAAVLLGHTRDDQAETVLLGLARGSGIRSLSGMAAVSGGPGAARRYRRPFLQLDRHTARKACMVQSLPVWEDPHNSDPAYTRSRLRHEGLPALEKALGKGVVEALARTAQLSRDDADALDAWARQAEASVRDAAGLLECAKLYALPPAVRRRILRRAAIEAGAPAGSLFARHIEEIDRLITGWRGQGAINLPGKVVAQRQGGRLVIRQG; this comes from the coding sequence ATGGGTCCCCATCCAGCGGTCGCGGCGATACGCCTGGCGGTCCGCCGCGTCCTCCACGAGATCCTCCACGACGTCCTCACCGACCACACGCCCGCCCACCCCGACACTGAGCGCTCCGACACCGCGCACGAGCAGTCGCCCCCGCCGCTCGTGCTCGTGGCATGCTCCGGCGGCGCCGACTCCATGGCGCTCGCCTCCGCCCTCGCCTTCGAAGCCCGCAAGCTCGGCATCCGCGCCGGTGGCATCACCGTTGACCACGGTCTGCAGCCCGGCTCCGATCTGCGCGCAGCCGAAGTCGTCGTAAGACTCACCGAACTCGGCCTTGACCCCGTCGAGTCCATCGGTGTCTCCGTAGGCCGGGAGGGAGGGCCCGAGGCCGCCGCCCGGGACGCGCGGTACGCCGCTCTGGACGCCGCCGCCGAGCGCCACGGCGCCGCCGCGGTCCTGCTCGGCCACACCCGTGACGACCAGGCCGAGACCGTACTGCTCGGACTCGCCCGCGGCTCCGGCATCCGCTCCCTCTCCGGCATGGCCGCTGTCTCCGGAGGCCCGGGAGCCGCCCGCCGCTACCGCCGCCCCTTCCTGCAGCTCGACCGGCACACCGCCCGCAAGGCCTGCATGGTCCAGTCGCTCCCCGTCTGGGAAGACCCGCACAACTCCGACCCGGCCTATACGAGGTCACGCCTGCGCCACGAGGGCCTGCCCGCCCTGGAGAAGGCGCTCGGCAAGGGCGTCGTCGAAGCCCTCGCCCGTACGGCACAGTTGTCCCGCGACGACGCCGACGCCCTCGACGCGTGGGCCCGCCAGGCCGAGGCCTCCGTCCGGGACGCCGCCGGCCTCCTGGAGTGCGCCAAGCTGTACGCGCTGCCGCCCGCCGTGCGCCGCCGGATCCTGCGCCGCGCCGCCATCGAGGCCGGGGCGCCCGCCGGTTCACTGTTCGCCCGGCACATCGAGGAGATCGACCGGCTGATCACCGGCTGGCGCGGCCAGGGAGCCATCAACCTGCCGGGCAAAGTCGTCGCCCAACGGCAGGGTGGCAGACTGGTGATTCGGCAAGGCTGA
- the hpt gene encoding hypoxanthine phosphoribosyltransferase — MRVDAKDMGTDLKSVLITKEEIDAKLAELAAKIDAEYAGKDLLLVGVLKGAVMVMADLARALSTPVTMDWMAVSSYGAGTQSSGVVRILKDLDTDIKGKHVLIVEDIIDSGLTLSWLISNLGSREPASLKVCTLLRKPEAAKVAIDVEWAGFDIPNEFVVGYGLDYAEKYRNLPFVGTLAPHVYGG, encoded by the coding sequence ATGCGGGTGGACGCGAAAGACATGGGCACCGATCTCAAGTCGGTGCTCATCACCAAGGAAGAGATCGACGCGAAGCTGGCCGAGCTGGCCGCGAAGATCGACGCGGAGTACGCGGGCAAGGACCTGCTGCTCGTCGGAGTTCTCAAGGGCGCCGTGATGGTCATGGCGGACCTGGCGCGCGCTCTGTCCACCCCCGTCACCATGGACTGGATGGCCGTGTCCTCGTACGGCGCGGGTACGCAGTCCTCCGGCGTCGTGCGGATCCTGAAGGACCTCGACACCGACATCAAGGGCAAGCACGTCCTGATCGTCGAGGACATCATCGACTCCGGTCTGACGCTGTCCTGGCTGATCTCCAACCTCGGCTCGCGCGAGCCCGCCTCGCTCAAGGTGTGCACGCTGCTGCGCAAGCCGGAGGCCGCCAAGGTCGCGATCGACGTGGAGTGGGCCGGCTTCGACATCCCGAACGAGTTTGTCGTGGGCTACGGCCTCGACTACGCGGAGAAGTACCGGAATCTGCCGTTCGTCGGTACGCTCGCGCCTCATGTCTACGGTGGCTGA
- the ftsH gene encoding ATP-dependent zinc metalloprotease FtsH, which yields MDVKRYFRGPVMWIVLAVLAVVVLMQVVGSSGGYKTVDTGQVVQAISDNKIESAKLTTGDEQIIKVELKDGEKVEGSSKIQASYIGDQGANLANTLQTKYEDKQIADGYTVSPSKQNPFVGILLSLLPFVLIVVVFLFLMNQMQGGGSRVMNFGKSKAKLITKDTPKTTFSDVAGSDEAVEELHEIKEFLQEPAKFQAVGAKIPKGVLLYGPPGTGKTLLARAVAGEAGVPFYSISGSDFVEMFVGVGASRVRDLFEQAKANAPAIVFVDEIDAVGRHRGAGLGGGHDEREQTLNQLLVEMDGFDVKGGVILIAATNRPDILDPALLRPGRFDRQIAVDRPDMQGRLEILKVHQKGKPVAPDVDLSAVARRTPGFTGADLSNVLNEAALLTARSNQKLIDNHMLDEAIDRVVAGPQKRTRIMSDKEKKITAYHEGGHALVAAASPNSDPVHKITILSRGRALGYTMVLPDEDKYSTTRNEMLDQLAYMLGGRAAEELVFHDPTTGAANDIEKATATARAMVTQYGMTERLGAIKFGGDNSEPFLGREMAHQRDYSEEVAALVDEEVKKLIETAHNEAWEILVENRDVLDNLVLKLLEKETLGKEEIAEIFAPIVKRPARPAWTGSSRRTPSTRPPVLSPKELSLTNGANGAAPAITAKSNPAAEAALPVAEPAPEERPES from the coding sequence ATGGACGTGAAGCGATACTTCCGTGGGCCGGTCATGTGGATCGTGCTGGCCGTCCTTGCCGTGGTCGTGTTGATGCAGGTCGTCGGCTCGTCCGGCGGCTACAAGACGGTGGACACCGGCCAGGTCGTCCAGGCGATCAGTGACAACAAGATCGAGTCGGCCAAGCTGACCACCGGCGACGAGCAGATCATCAAGGTCGAGCTCAAGGACGGCGAAAAGGTCGAGGGCAGCTCGAAGATTCAGGCGAGTTACATCGGCGACCAGGGCGCCAATCTCGCCAACACATTGCAGACCAAGTACGAGGACAAGCAGATCGCGGACGGCTACACAGTTTCGCCGTCCAAGCAGAACCCGTTCGTCGGCATCCTGCTCTCCCTGCTGCCGTTCGTCCTCATCGTGGTCGTCTTCCTGTTCCTGATGAACCAGATGCAGGGCGGCGGCTCCCGAGTCATGAACTTCGGGAAGTCCAAGGCCAAGCTCATCACCAAGGACACCCCGAAGACGACGTTCTCCGACGTCGCGGGCTCGGACGAGGCCGTCGAGGAGCTCCACGAGATCAAGGAGTTCCTCCAGGAGCCGGCCAAGTTCCAGGCCGTCGGGGCGAAGATCCCCAAGGGCGTACTGCTGTACGGCCCGCCCGGTACGGGTAAGACGCTGCTCGCGCGTGCTGTCGCGGGCGAGGCCGGCGTCCCCTTCTACTCGATCTCCGGTTCCGACTTCGTCGAGATGTTCGTCGGTGTCGGTGCCTCCCGGGTCCGTGACCTGTTCGAGCAGGCCAAGGCGAACGCCCCGGCGATCGTCTTCGTCGACGAGATCGACGCGGTGGGCCGTCACCGCGGTGCCGGTCTCGGCGGCGGTCACGACGAGCGCGAGCAGACGCTGAACCAGCTGCTCGTCGAGATGGACGGCTTCGATGTGAAGGGCGGTGTGATTCTCATCGCCGCCACGAACCGGCCCGACATCCTCGACCCGGCCCTTCTGCGGCCCGGCCGTTTCGACCGCCAGATCGCGGTCGACCGCCCGGACATGCAGGGCCGTCTGGAGATCCTCAAGGTTCACCAGAAGGGCAAGCCGGTCGCGCCGGACGTCGACCTGTCCGCAGTGGCGCGTCGTACGCCGGGCTTCACCGGCGCCGACCTGTCGAACGTGCTGAACGAGGCTGCGCTGCTCACCGCGCGCAGCAACCAGAAGCTGATCGACAACCACATGCTGGACGAGGCGATCGACCGTGTGGTCGCGGGCCCGCAGAAGCGGACCCGGATCATGTCGGACAAGGAGAAGAAGATCACCGCGTACCACGAGGGCGGTCACGCCCTGGTCGCGGCGGCCTCACCGAACTCCGATCCGGTCCACAAGATCACGATCCTCTCCAGAGGCCGTGCTCTCGGCTACACGATGGTGCTCCCGGACGAGGACAAGTACTCGACCACGCGCAACGAGATGCTCGACCAGCTCGCGTACATGCTGGGCGGACGCGCGGCCGAAGAGCTCGTCTTCCATGACCCGACCACGGGCGCGGCGAACGACATCGAGAAGGCCACGGCCACCGCGCGAGCGATGGTCACGCAGTACGGCATGACCGAGCGTCTCGGCGCGATCAAGTTCGGCGGCGACAACAGCGAGCCCTTCCTCGGACGTGAGATGGCTCACCAGCGCGACTACTCGGAAGAGGTCGCCGCGCTCGTCGACGAAGAGGTCAAGAAGCTCATCGAGACGGCGCACAACGAGGCCTGGGAGATCCTGGTCGAGAACCGCGACGTCCTCGACAACCTGGTGCTCAAGCTCCTGGAGAAGGAGACGCTGGGCAAGGAGGAGATCGCCGAGATCTTCGCCCCCATCGTCAAGCGCCCGGCCCGCCCCGCGTGGACCGGCTCCTCCAGGCGCACTCCGTCCACCCGCCCGCCGGTGCTCTCCCCCAAGGAGCTGTCGCTGACGAACGGGGCGAACGGTGCGGCGCCGGCGATCACCGCGAAGTCGAACCCTGCCGCCGAGGCGGCGCTTCCGGTGGCCGAGCCGGCTCCTGAGGAGCGTCCCGAGAGCTGA
- the folK gene encoding 2-amino-4-hydroxy-6-hydroxymethyldihydropteridine diphosphokinase: MTASLTEGQSDPTVQPVPASVVERVDAADTTLHNPKRAVLSLGSNLGNRLETLQGAVDALEDTPGVRVKAVSPVYETEPWGVQPDSQPTYFNAVVVLRTTLPPSSLLERAHAVEEAFHRVRDERWGPRTIDVDIVAYADMVSDDPELTLPHPRAHERAFVLAPWLDVEPDAQLPGVGPVAGLLASVPREGVAPRADLELQLPD; this comes from the coding sequence ATGACTGCCTCGTTGACCGAGGGTCAGAGCGACCCGACCGTACAGCCGGTGCCCGCCTCCGTCGTGGAACGAGTGGACGCCGCCGACACCACCCTGCACAACCCCAAACGGGCCGTGCTCTCCCTCGGCTCGAACCTCGGCAACCGCCTGGAGACGCTCCAGGGTGCCGTCGACGCTCTGGAGGACACTCCCGGCGTACGCGTCAAGGCGGTCTCTCCGGTGTACGAGACGGAGCCCTGGGGCGTGCAGCCGGACAGCCAGCCGACGTACTTCAACGCGGTCGTCGTCCTGCGCACCACGCTCCCCCCGTCCTCCCTGCTGGAGCGGGCGCACGCGGTCGAGGAGGCCTTCCATCGCGTACGGGACGAGCGCTGGGGCCCCCGCACGATCGACGTGGACATCGTCGCGTACGCCGACATGGTCTCCGACGACCCGGAGCTCACCCTCCCGCACCCGCGCGCGCACGAGCGGGCCTTCGTCCTCGCCCCCTGGCTCGACGTGGAGCCGGACGCCCAGCTCCCGGGTGTAGGCCCGGTGGCCGGGCTGCTGGCCTCCGTCCCCCGCGAAGGTGTCGCGCCCCGCGCCGACCTGGAACTACAGCTGCCCGACTAG